One segment of Drosophila ananassae strain 14024-0371.13 chromosome 3R, ASM1763931v2, whole genome shotgun sequence DNA contains the following:
- the LOC116656026 gene encoding UDP-glucosyltransferase 2-like has protein sequence MAAVCFSVLFLALVATANGANILGLFVGLSPSHLIIQLSMAEILAENGHNVTVLTILEPQARHENITYIQIALEQEDLLELGALIADVAKKNNDNGVMFLLRVLGPFTKISTKLIGVVNHPLYRDLYENKGNKFDLVIVGFFFNSFHMALAHKLKVPQVVAISNPPSYIGHKLGNPHELSYVPTTYLPITLGENMDLGKRAYNIILFLAGKLFWYWAEVWNGAVFEQMFGNDPDIPRYSELDKNISLIFFASHGISERSIRPNLPTVIEVGGIQIKETPDPLPQNLKEFLENAPDGAILLSLGTNIKRSHLNQQTVGTMFKVLSQLKQKVIWKWDDLDNLPGKSDNILYAHWLPQTDILAHPNIKLFITHAGKGGITEAQYHGKPMLALPVFFDQPQNAKAMEQQGFGITQSLLTLDEQSFTKGIREVLENPKYARAVKSFSTIYRDRPLSAKDTLIYWVDYVIRHHGAKHLQSPVVHMSFSAVHNIDLLFLFLVAIFIGWLVMKLLGRILLRNLRRNLIKLTKIEEAKIKKQ, from the exons ATGGCAGCGGTTTGTTTTTCTGTCCTATTTTTGGCTCTGGTCGCCACAGCCAATGGGGCAAATATCCTGGGGCTATTCGTTGGCCTAAGCCCTTCACACTTGATCATCCAACTCTCAATGGCTGAGATATTGGCAGAGAACGGGCACAATGTGACAGTTTTGACGATTCTCGAGCCCCAGGCACGGCACGAGAACATCACCTATATCCAAATTGCTCTTGAACAAGAAGACCTATTGGAGCTCGGAGCCCTTATCGCCGATGTGGCCAAAAAGAACAACGACAACGGTGTCATGTTTCTCCTTCGAGTTCTCGGTCCATTCACCAAGATTTCTACTAAACTGATCGGTGTGGTAAACCATCCGCTTTATAGAGATCTATACGAGAACAAGGGCAACAAATTCGACTTGGTCATAGTGGGCTTCTTTTTTAACAGCTTCCACATGGCTCTGGCCCACAAGCTGAAGGTGCCTCAGGTGGTGGCCATCTCTAATCCCCCGAGTTACATCGGTCACAAGCTGGGCAATCCCCACGAGCTCTCCTACGTTCCAACCACATATCTGCCCATCACTCTTGGTGAGAATATGGATCTCGGTAAGCGCGCCTACAATATCATCTTATTTTTGGCTGGAAAACTCTTCTGGTACTGGGCGGAGGTCTGGAACGGAGCTGTCTTTGa ACAGATGTTCGGAAATGACCCCGATATTCCAAGATACAGTGAGTTGGACAAAAACATATCCCTCATCTTCTTCGCATCCCATGGAATAAGCGAACGATCTATCCGCCCCAACCTTCCCACTGTGATAGAAGTTGGGGGGATCCAGATCAAAGAGACACCTGATCCACTACCTCAGAACTTAAAAGAGTTCCTGGAGAACGCCCCAGATGGAGCCATTTTGCTCAGCCTGGGTACCAACATAAAGCGTTCACACTTAAATCAACAAACAGTGGGGACAATGTTCAAGGTCCTCTCCCAGCTGAAGCAAAAGGTGATTTGGAAGTGGGATGACCTCGACAACTTGCCGGGCAAGTCGGACAACATCCTGTACGCCCACTGGCTCCCCCAGACTGACATCCTGGCGCACCCCAACATCAAGTTATTCATCACCCACGCGGGAAAAGGCGGCATAACGGAAGCCCAGTACCACGGCAAGCCCATGCTGGCACTACCTGTATTTTTTGACCAGCCTCAGAATGCCAAAGCCATGGAGCAGCAAGGCTTTGGAATAACTCAGAGCCTGCTCACCCTGGATGAGCAGTCATTCACGAAGGGTATTCGGGAAGTCTTGGAGAATCCAAAGTATGCCCGCGCCGTAAAGTCCTTTTCCACCATCTACCGCGATCGTCCTTTGAGTGCAAAGGATACTCTGATATACTGGGTGGACTACGTGATACGACACCATGGAGCTAAGCACTTGCAGTCCCCGGTGGTCCATATGAGCTTTTCAGCTGTTCATAATATTGATCTTTTGTTCCTATTCCTCGTGGCTATTTTCATTGGATGGTTGGTGATGAAGCTTTTGGGAAGAATTCTACTTCGTAATTTAAGACGTAATctaattaaattaacaaaaatcgaagaagctaaaataaaaaaacaataa
- the LOC6498489 gene encoding uncharacterized protein LOC6498489 isoform X2, with amino-acid sequence MSKKCSVRSLSDSALAELANLLVSTISYVQYAPDVHLDINIVMVELNEYLAQSGATSNIYQDLLRVILSSDYLDANMRFTCLQMLLNCGVTFLVTEVFPFSYYEKILQVIAAQGAGLRVLNIKGIWVKEEHMHYMYEIVRRCKQLVKLYVPYIANDQLLEEIGKCSTRLQILDISGETDITEIGIDVLAKGVCCQSLTVVDVGMPGEENICHSDIALILEHCPQVETLSTYSFVGAALKFIYDNVDDRFKCRLKYVHDTGTDESALHVIMSTCPRLETLYLDTPKTGCLRALHTRTLRKLKIYKFVVAELLPLLERPIGRNLRHLTMIKGTGNLELGKLARLCPSLIDLDCYMIDSLSYGQAHAKFQQLEGLEILSSAIMTSSLKAFLCNSTDLKRLAVDTVEFTDEDIMSMFVQHDFKVLEDIWFTLAPELTVQAVELLMDSCPELQSVGQLTGWSLTPDDLALIRGLLKSGNSSIRLQ; translated from the exons ATGTCGAAGAAGTGCAGTGTTCGGTCTCTGAGCGACAGTGCTCTGGCCGAGCTGGCCAATCTCCTGGTGTCCACCATCAGCTACGTTCAGTACGCTCCCGACGTCCACCTGGACATCAATATAGTGATGGTCGAGCTGAACGAGTATCTGGCCCAGTCTGGCGCCACTTCGAATATCTACCAGGATCTATTACGGGTCATACTCAGTTCGGACTATCTGGATGCCAACATGCGGTTCACCTGCCTCCAGATGTTGCTCAATTGTGGAGTAACGTTCTTGGTCACCGAGGTGTTTCCTTTCAGCTACTACGAAAAAATTTTGCAG GTGATAGCCGCCCAAGGAGCAGGACTTCGGGTGCTCAACATCAAGGGAATCTGGGTGAAGGAGGAGCACATGCACTACATGTACGAGATCGTCCGACGGTGCAAACAGTTGGTGAAGCTCTACGTCCCCTACATAGCCAACGATCAGTTGCTGGAGGAGATTGGCAAGTGCTCGACCCGCCTCCAAATATTGGATATTTCCGGGGAAACAGATATTACCGAAATAGGCATCGATGTCTTGGCCAAGGGCGTGTGCTGTCAATCGCTGACAGTGGTGGATGTGGGAATGCCGGGCGAGGAGAATATCTGTCATTCCGACATTGCCCTAATCCTGGAACACTGTCCCCAAGTGGAAACCCTGTCCACATACTCCTTTGTAGGCGCCGCCctaaagtttatttatgatAACGTGGACGACCGTTTCAAGTGCCGGCTGAAATATGTCCATGACACGGGAACGGACGAGAGTGCTCTCCATGTGATAATGTCGACTTGTCCTCGACTGGAGACCCTTTACCTGGACACCCCCAAGACGGGGTGCTTGAGGGCACTGCACACCAGAACCCTGCGAAAACTGAAGATCTACAAGTTTGTGGTGGCGGAGCTACTCCCACTCCTGGAACGACCGATTGGCAGAAATCTCAGACATCTGACAATGATCAAGGGAACCGGTAACCTGGAACTGGGTAAGCTGGCCAGGCTCTGTCCATCACTGATCGATCTCGACTGCTACATGATCGACAGCCTCTCTTATGGACAGGCCCATGCCAAGTTTCAGCAGCTGGAGGGCCTCGAGATCCTCAGCAGCGCCATTATGACCAGTTCTTTGAAGGCCTTCCTctgcaattccacagatctgAAGCGTCTGGCTGTGGATACCGTCGAATTTACGGATGAAGATATTATGAG caTGTTTGTTCAGCACGATTTTAAAGTTTTGGAGGATATTTGGTTTACTTTGGCGCCGGAGCTCACTGTACAGGCTGTGGag cttCTGATGGATAGTTGTCCGGAGTTGCAGTCGGTGGGACAATTAACTGGATGGTCCTTAACGCCGGATGATTTGGCGCTAATTCGGGGACTTTTAAAAAGCGGCAATTCGAGCATT CGCCTTCAGTAG
- the LOC6498487 gene encoding UDP-glycosyltransferase UGT5-like, with protein sequence MAVLYFAGFLALVASANGANILGLFAGLSPSHLIIQLSMAQILAEQGHNMTVVTVVEPPFTHKDITYVRIPLGKEDFQGFSAIISEIAKKDNSNVFTFLWAIFSGSSELSSRMSSIVKHPLYKDLYENQDNNFDLVIVGYFVNSFQLALAHKLKVPQVLAISNPPCYIGHKLGNPPEVSYVPSTYMVSAQADVVGIGNRFTNLLYLAAERVFWYFLEYYSEITYSYSDLDKNVSLIFFASHGISERSIRPNLPTVIEVGGIQIKETPDPLPQNLEEFLKDAPDGAILLSLGTNIKRSHLSQETVGTMFNVLSHLKQKVIWKWDDFDNLPGKSDNILYAHWLPQDDILAHPNIKLFITHAGKGGITEAQYHGKPMLALPVFFDQPQNAKAMEQQGFGIIQSIHNLDEQSFAEGIRKVLENPKYARAVKSFSTLYRDRPTTAKASLIYWVDYVIRHHGAKHLQSPVVHMSFIAVYNLDVFTILLGTIVVIWIILKAVARFIIRKLRRTTIDPHPKKFKNLKIKTN encoded by the exons ATGGCAGTGCTTTACTTTGCCGGGTTTTTGGCTCTAGTCGCCAGTGCCAATGGGGCCAATATCCTCGGGTTATTCGCTGGGCTGAGTCCATCCCACTTGATCATCCAACTGTCAATGGCACAGATTTTGGCAGAGCAGGGACATAATATGACAGTAGTGACCGTCGTGGAGCCCCCTTTCACACACAAGGACATCACGTATGTACGGATTCCACTCGGAAAGGAAGATTTTCAAGGATTCAGCGCAATTATCAGCGAGATTGCCAAAAAGGACAACAGCAATGTCTTTACGTTTTTATGGGCAATCTTCAGTGGCTCCAGCGAACTGTCCTCCAGAATGAGTAGCATCGTAAAGCATCCGCTGTATAAGGACTTGTATGAGAACCAGGACAATAACTTCGATCTGGTTATAGTGGGATACTTTGTGAACAGCTTCCAATTGGCATTGGCCCATAAGCTGAAGGTGCCGCAAGTATTGGCCATATCGAACCCACCCTGCTATATTGGCCACAAGCTCGGGAATCCCCCAGAGGTGTCCTATGTGCCATCCACCTACATGGTCAGCGCTCAGGCGGACGTTGTAGGGATTGGAAACCGTTTCACAAACCTGTTGTACCTCGCGGCAGAGAGAGTATTTTGGTATTTCTTGGAATATTATAGCGAAATAACCTACAG TTACAGCGACTTGGATAAAAACGTCTCCCTTATCTTCTTCGCATCCCATGGAATAAGCGAACGATCTATCCGCCCCAACCTCCCCACTGTGATTGAAGTGGGGGGAATCCAGATCAAAGAGACACCGGATCCACTGCCTCAGAACTTGGAAGAGTTCCTGAAGGACGCCCCAGATGGAGCTATTCTTCTCAGCCTGGGCACTAACATAAAGCGCTCCCATTTAAGCCAAGAAACAGTGGGGACAATGTTCAATGTCCTCTCCCACCTGAAGCAAAAGGTGATTTGGAAGTGGGATGACTTCGACAACTTGCCTGGCAAGTCGGACAACATCCTGTACGCCCACTGGCTGCCCCAGGACGACATCCTGGCGCACCCCAACATCAAGTTGTTCATCACCCACGCAGGAAAAGGAGGCATAACGGAGGCCCAGTACCACGGCAAGCCCATGCTGGCACTTCCGGTGTTTTTTGACCAGCCTCAGAATGCAAAAGCTATGGAGCAGCAGGGTTTCGGGATAATTCAGAGCATACACAACTTGGATGAGCAGTCATTCGCGGAGGGTATTCGGAAAGTCCTGGAGAATCCAAAGTATGCCCGTGCAGTAAAGTCCTTTTCTACTTTATATCGCGATCGTCCTACGACTGCAAAGGCCTCGCTGATATACTGGGTGGACTACGTGATTCGACACCATGGAGCTAAGCACTTGCAGTCCCCGGTGGTCCACATGAGCTTCATAGCTGTCTACAATTTGGATGTTTTCACCATACTTCTAGGGACAATTGTTGTCATCTGGATTATTTTGAAGGCTGTGGCAAGATTCATAATCAGGAAACTGAGAAGAACGACAATAGATCCGCACccaaaaaaattcaagaatcttaaaataaaaaccaattaa
- the LOC6498489 gene encoding uncharacterized protein LOC6498489 isoform X1 — protein MSKKCSVRSLSDSALAELANLLVSTISYVQYAPDVHLDINIVMVELNEYLAQSGATSNIYQDLLRVILSSDYLDANMRFTCLQMLLNCGVTFLVTEVFPFSYYEKILQVIAAQGAGLRVLNIKGIWVKEEHMHYMYEIVRRCKQLVKLYVPYIANDQLLEEIGKCSTRLQILDISGETDITEIGIDVLAKGVCCQSLTVVDVGMPGEENICHSDIALILEHCPQVETLSTYSFVGAALKFIYDNVDDRFKCRLKYVHDTGTDESALHVIMSTCPRLETLYLDTPKTGCLRALHTRTLRKLKIYKFVVAELLPLLERPIGRNLRHLTMIKGTGNLELGKLARLCPSLIDLDCYMIDSLSYGQAHAKFQQLEGLEILSSAIMTSSLKAFLCNSTDLKRLAVDTVEFTDEDIMSMFVQHDFKVLEDIWFTLAPELTVQAVELLMDSCPELQSVGQLTGWSLTPDDLALIRGLLKSGNSSIVLTPNGFLA, from the exons ATGTCGAAGAAGTGCAGTGTTCGGTCTCTGAGCGACAGTGCTCTGGCCGAGCTGGCCAATCTCCTGGTGTCCACCATCAGCTACGTTCAGTACGCTCCCGACGTCCACCTGGACATCAATATAGTGATGGTCGAGCTGAACGAGTATCTGGCCCAGTCTGGCGCCACTTCGAATATCTACCAGGATCTATTACGGGTCATACTCAGTTCGGACTATCTGGATGCCAACATGCGGTTCACCTGCCTCCAGATGTTGCTCAATTGTGGAGTAACGTTCTTGGTCACCGAGGTGTTTCCTTTCAGCTACTACGAAAAAATTTTGCAG GTGATAGCCGCCCAAGGAGCAGGACTTCGGGTGCTCAACATCAAGGGAATCTGGGTGAAGGAGGAGCACATGCACTACATGTACGAGATCGTCCGACGGTGCAAACAGTTGGTGAAGCTCTACGTCCCCTACATAGCCAACGATCAGTTGCTGGAGGAGATTGGCAAGTGCTCGACCCGCCTCCAAATATTGGATATTTCCGGGGAAACAGATATTACCGAAATAGGCATCGATGTCTTGGCCAAGGGCGTGTGCTGTCAATCGCTGACAGTGGTGGATGTGGGAATGCCGGGCGAGGAGAATATCTGTCATTCCGACATTGCCCTAATCCTGGAACACTGTCCCCAAGTGGAAACCCTGTCCACATACTCCTTTGTAGGCGCCGCCctaaagtttatttatgatAACGTGGACGACCGTTTCAAGTGCCGGCTGAAATATGTCCATGACACGGGAACGGACGAGAGTGCTCTCCATGTGATAATGTCGACTTGTCCTCGACTGGAGACCCTTTACCTGGACACCCCCAAGACGGGGTGCTTGAGGGCACTGCACACCAGAACCCTGCGAAAACTGAAGATCTACAAGTTTGTGGTGGCGGAGCTACTCCCACTCCTGGAACGACCGATTGGCAGAAATCTCAGACATCTGACAATGATCAAGGGAACCGGTAACCTGGAACTGGGTAAGCTGGCCAGGCTCTGTCCATCACTGATCGATCTCGACTGCTACATGATCGACAGCCTCTCTTATGGACAGGCCCATGCCAAGTTTCAGCAGCTGGAGGGCCTCGAGATCCTCAGCAGCGCCATTATGACCAGTTCTTTGAAGGCCTTCCTctgcaattccacagatctgAAGCGTCTGGCTGTGGATACCGTCGAATTTACGGATGAAGATATTATGAG caTGTTTGTTCAGCACGATTTTAAAGTTTTGGAGGATATTTGGTTTACTTTGGCGCCGGAGCTCACTGTACAGGCTGTGGag cttCTGATGGATAGTTGTCCGGAGTTGCAGTCGGTGGGACAATTAACTGGATGGTCCTTAACGCCGGATGATTTGGCGCTAATTCGGGGACTTTTAAAAAGCGGCAATTCGAGCATTGTACTGACACCAAACGGTTTTCTCGCTTGA
- the LOC6498488 gene encoding putative oligosaccharyltransferase complex subunit CG9662, whose translation MIETLYSLPFHILVPPNIKVRKFSIPMPSPMAVFSVILLSYFLVTGGIIYDVIVEPPSVGATVDEHGHSRPVAFMPYRVNGQYIMEGLASSFLFTIGGLGFIIMDQTHAPGKTNLNRLLLTAMGFIFILVSFFTTWLFMRMKLPSYLQP comes from the exons ATGATTGAGACTCTATATAGCTTGCCCTTCCACATTCTGGTGCCGCCCAACATCAAGGTTCGCAAATTCAGTATTCCCATGCCCTCGCCAATGGCCGTCTTCAGTGTGATTTTACTCTCCTACTTTTTGGTAACAGGAG GTATTATTTACGATGTGATTGTGGAGCCGCCAAGCGTAGGAGCAACTGTGGACGAGCACGGACACTCACGTCCTGTGGCATTTATGCCCTACAGGGTGAATGGCCAGTACATCATGGAAGGACTGGCCAGTAGTTTCCTCTTCACAATTGGCGGCTTGGGATTCATCATCATGGACCAGACCCATGCCCCTGGAAAGACTAACCTGAACCGCCTGCTGCTTACCGCAATGGGATTCATTTTCATCCTGGTCTCGTTCTTCACCACCTGGCTGTTTATGCGCATGAAGCTACCCAGCTACCTGCAGCCCTAG
- the LOC6497010 gene encoding serine/threonine-protein phosphatase 2A activator has protein sequence MAAANVPPAGKMPATTKRVQNIGDLALWQRSRAYHDLIGYINGTSSAIQGIKTTDEMYESEMLKKLLELFESLESLVAKHPPLEQPQRFGNKAYRDFAQDMREQMPSWLEELLTPGKQRYHSELLQYLLESFGNATRIDYGTGHELSFMFFLCSLFKAEILQEQDIVSAALRVFNRYLEFARQLQRTYNMEPAGSQGVWSLDDFQFVPFIWGSAQLAVNSPFDPSKFVDEQVISDYKDQFMFIGCIDYICKVKTGHFGEHSNQLWSITDVPSWVKINAGLVKMYQKEILSKFPVIQHVYFGELMSFETVSPGTTISNARLGHVAPPPSKRICIGTPGLLPPVPATVSAPPPAEALASDNVGDSSSESSDSSVVLRASTSSASLVAEGSGDKSHKPAPVGEAAKEQAAE, from the exons ATGGCAGCTGCCAATGTTCCGCCAGCAG gtAAAATGCCGGCAACAACAAAGCGAGTACAAAACATTGGCGACCTGGCTTTATGGCAACGATCGCGGGCGTACCACGACTTAATTGGGTACATAAATGGCACCAGTTCGGCCATCCAGGGAATCAAAACCACCGACGAAATGTACGAGTCTGAAATGCTCAAGAAGCTTTTGGAACTCTTTGAATCCTTGGAGTCCTTGGTCGCGAAACATCCGCCGCTGGAGCAGCCGCAGCGTTTTGGGAACAAGGCCTATCGGGACTTTGCCCAGGATATGAGGGAGCAGATGCCATCTTGGCTGGAGGAGCTACTGACCCCCGGAAAACAGCGGTATCACAGCGAATTGTTGCAGTACTTGCTGGAGTCCTTCGGAAATGCTACCCGCATAGATTATGGCACTGGTCACGAGCTCTCCTTCATGTTTTTCCTCTGCTCTCTCTTCAAGGCAGAGATCCTGCAGGAACAGGACATTGTTAGTGCCGCCCTGAGGGTGTTCAATCGGTACTTGGAGTTTGCCAGGCAGCTGCAACGAACCTACAACATGGAACCAGCAGGAAGCCAGGGAGTTTGGTCATTGGACGACTTCCAGTTTGTCCCCTTCATTTGGGGCAGTGCACAGCTAGCGG TTAACAGCCCATTCGATCCTTCCAAATTCGTGGACGAACAAGTTATCAGCGACTATAAGGATCAGTTTATGTTCATTGGCTGCATCGACTACATCTGCAAGGTGAAGACAGGGCACTTTGGGGAGCACTCCAACCAACTGTGGAGCATCACAGATGTGCCGTCCTGGGTGAAAATCAATGCGGGTTTGGTCAAAATGTACCAAAAGGAG ATCCTGTCCAAGTTCCCAGTCATCCAGCATGTTTACTTTGGCGAGCTAATGTCGTTCGAGACCGTTTCTCCGGGCACAACCATTTCGAATGCCCGGCTGGGTCATGTGGCTCCACCGCCTTCGAAGCGCATCTGCATCGGCACTCCGGGATTGCTGCCGCCCGTTCCGGCCACTGTGTCAGCTCCTCCGCCTGCTGAAGCTCTGGCCAGCGACAATGTGGGTGACTCCAGTAGCGAGAGCAGCGACAGCAGCGTTGTCCTGCGGGCGTCCACCTCGTCGGCCTCCCTGGTGGCGGAGGGATCGGGCGATAAGTCGCATAAGCCAGCGCCTGTCGGAGAAGCCGCCAAGGAACAGGCAGCGGAATAG